Proteins encoded by one window of Candidatus Nezhaarchaeota archaeon:
- a CDS encoding 2Fe-2S iron-sulfur cluster-binding protein, whose translation MSGRITLKVFRYNPAKDEEPHYDTYEVPFVEGARVLDLLNYVKENLDSTLAYRWECRAGQCGSCAMMVNGKAALACQTLVSPEDKEITLEPLPIFPVIKDLVVDVEKGVKKILKARPYVHRGSPYKRPEIVYSWEIEEVKPLRECIECWCCISMCPVVKVAWDVYGGPIVMNSVAKVALDRRNVFDHVLLAYLDGLNACTQCAMCYEVCPKEIEIPEKAVGRMRYIAYNKRNLIRPDHRLIVESMKRDYNPLMEPAMSRANCFGEWAGLPALDTPIAREDAEILYFVGCMASWREQAVARATATLLKLVGANFTVLGPYEHDCGSVLFRLGDLELARSFALYMKNSLKRYNKIHTIVTSCAGCYRTFKRDYPEKLGIDLGAQILHSSELFNQYLKDGKLNIREELNLRATYHDPCHLGRHVGVFDPPREIIKVIGVDLQEMLNGRYRDKSLCCGAGGGVRSGFREVAREVAAYRIRMDVPKEVPMTVHACPFCHFNFEDAVKTKGFKLINVDLTELLLTAVMGPDASKVIGKERYETIIHLSHRQR comes from the coding sequence GTGAGTGGAAGGATAACCCTTAAGGTCTTCCGCTACAATCCGGCCAAGGACGAAGAACCCCACTACGACACCTACGAAGTCCCCTTTGTTGAAGGGGCGAGGGTACTAGACCTTCTAAACTACGTTAAAGAGAACTTAGATAGTACACTGGCCTACCGCTGGGAGTGTAGAGCAGGTCAGTGTGGAAGTTGTGCGATGATGGTTAATGGAAAAGCAGCATTAGCTTGCCAAACATTAGTCTCTCCTGAGGATAAAGAGATTACTTTAGAGCCACTTCCCATCTTCCCAGTCATTAAGGATTTAGTCGTAGACGTGGAGAAAGGCGTTAAGAAGATTCTTAAAGCCAGACCATACGTCCATAGAGGATCACCCTACAAGAGGCCCGAGATAGTCTATAGCTGGGAGATTGAGGAGGTCAAACCTTTAAGAGAATGCATTGAGTGTTGGTGCTGCATATCCATGTGCCCTGTTGTGAAGGTTGCTTGGGATGTTTATGGGGGTCCTATAGTTATGAACAGTGTGGCTAAGGTGGCTCTTGACCGTCGAAATGTATTCGACCATGTACTCTTAGCTTATTTAGATGGTTTAAATGCGTGCACTCAGTGTGCTATGTGTTATGAAGTGTGCCCTAAGGAGATAGAAATACCAGAGAAGGCTGTAGGTCGAATGCGCTACATAGCTTACAATAAACGCAACCTCATAAGGCCAGATCATCGACTCATAGTTGAAAGCATGAAGAGGGATTACAACCCACTCATGGAGCCTGCAATGAGCAGAGCTAATTGCTTTGGTGAGTGGGCTGGTCTTCCAGCCTTAGACACACCAATAGCTAGAGAGGATGCTGAAATCCTCTACTTCGTTGGTTGCATGGCTAGTTGGAGAGAACAGGCAGTTGCCAGAGCAACAGCTACTTTACTTAAGCTTGTAGGAGCAAACTTTACAGTTCTAGGTCCCTATGAGCATGATTGTGGCTCGGTTCTCTTCAGGTTAGGGGATTTAGAGCTCGCCAGATCCTTTGCCCTGTACATGAAAAATTCACTTAAAAGGTACAATAAAATACACACAATAGTAACTTCATGTGCAGGGTGCTATAGAACTTTTAAGCGTGATTACCCGGAAAAATTAGGCATAGATCTTGGAGCCCAGATACTGCACTCGTCCGAACTATTTAACCAGTACTTAAAGGATGGAAAGCTAAACATTAGAGAGGAGCTAAACCTAAGGGCAACATACCATGATCCATGTCACCTTGGAAGACACGTAGGGGTCTTTGATCCGCCTCGAGAGATAATCAAGGTAATAGGCGTCGATCTACAGGAAATGCTTAATGGAAGATATCGAGATAAGTCACTATGCTGTGGAGCCGGTGGGGGAGTAAGGTCAGGTTTCCGTGAAGTTGCTAGAGAAGTAGCAGCTTACAGGATACGCATGGATGTACCCAAAGAAGTACCCATGACCGTTCATGCATGCCCCTTCTGCCACTTCAACTTCGAGGATGCTGTTAAAACTAAAGGCTTCAAGCTAATCAATGTAGACTTAACAGAGCTACTTCTCACAGCAGTGATGGGGCCCGATGCATCTAAAGTAATTGGAAAAGAAAGATACGAAACAATAATACATCTTTCACATAGACAAAGATAA
- a CDS encoding FAD-binding protein, which yields MSYETIETDVLIVGAGGAGLRAAIEAAKYNVDVTVVCKELLGKAHTVMAEGGINAALGNVDPNDNWMEHFLDTVEGGVWLNDQDLAEVLVKEAPDRIFDLEEWGAVFDRTPDGKIAQRPFGKSRHPRTVFVSDYTGHEIMTTLCDEVRRLGIRIMEEVFVSKLLTSSNTVTGAFAFDFKSGDFIVFRSKAIILATGGAGRMYERTTNPASATGDGKILALEAGAELMDMEMFQFHPTAMVWPPSCNGVLVTEGVRGEGGILLNVQGERFMKRYHELLELAPRDVVARAIWREIEEGRGTKHGGVYLTVAHLPPERIRERLKTMYKQFLLTGVDITKEPMEVAPAAHYYMGGVRANVRTETSVKGLFAAGEEMSGVHGANRLGGNSLLATQVFGKRAGENAAIFARENLKGSINKSQVELEMQKFSNLLKPNNDRLSIAEVRKRLCKVMWENAGIARTEEGLTKVENEIEWMKANMLPKIVPVESSTLHYNKEIVEILETFNLIRVAEILVKAARIRKESRGAHWRLDYPKRDDANWLKHITWYLDGGVLKYRFDPVIMTLIKQPTS from the coding sequence TTGAGTTATGAGACCATAGAGACAGACGTCCTAATTGTGGGAGCTGGTGGTGCCGGCCTTAGAGCTGCAATAGAGGCTGCTAAGTACAACGTCGATGTAACTGTGGTGTGCAAGGAGCTTCTTGGGAAGGCACATACAGTCATGGCTGAGGGTGGAATCAACGCTGCTCTAGGGAATGTAGATCCAAACGACAATTGGATGGAACACTTCCTCGACACGGTTGAGGGGGGCGTATGGCTTAATGACCAGGATTTAGCAGAGGTCTTAGTTAAGGAAGCTCCAGACAGAATATTCGACCTTGAGGAGTGGGGTGCAGTTTTTGACAGAACACCCGACGGGAAAATAGCACAACGACCCTTTGGAAAGTCTAGACACCCTCGAACCGTCTTCGTATCCGACTATACAGGCCATGAGATCATGACCACTCTGTGTGATGAGGTTAGGAGACTAGGTATTCGAATCATGGAAGAAGTCTTTGTTAGCAAACTACTTACAAGTAGCAATACTGTAACCGGGGCATTCGCCTTCGACTTTAAGTCTGGAGACTTCATAGTTTTCAGAAGCAAGGCCATAATCTTAGCTACGGGAGGGGCTGGACGTATGTACGAAAGAACCACAAACCCTGCATCAGCCACAGGCGATGGGAAGATCCTTGCTCTCGAAGCTGGTGCCGAGCTCATGGATATGGAGATGTTTCAATTCCACCCTACAGCGATGGTATGGCCACCTTCATGTAACGGAGTCCTCGTGACGGAAGGTGTTCGAGGTGAAGGTGGGATCCTACTCAATGTTCAGGGTGAGAGGTTCATGAAGCGCTATCATGAACTATTGGAGCTAGCTCCTAGAGACGTCGTTGCACGCGCCATATGGAGAGAAATCGAGGAGGGGCGAGGAACCAAACATGGCGGTGTCTATCTAACGGTGGCCCACCTACCCCCTGAAAGGATACGTGAAAGACTTAAGACCATGTACAAGCAGTTCCTACTGACAGGCGTAGATATAACTAAGGAGCCCATGGAGGTCGCTCCAGCTGCACACTACTATATGGGCGGTGTCCGTGCAAATGTACGTACAGAAACTTCAGTTAAAGGTCTCTTTGCAGCCGGTGAGGAAATGTCTGGTGTTCATGGAGCCAATAGACTTGGGGGGAACTCACTTCTAGCCACGCAAGTCTTCGGTAAACGAGCTGGTGAGAATGCAGCCATATTTGCTAGAGAGAACTTGAAGGGGTCAATCAACAAGTCACAAGTGGAGCTCGAAATGCAGAAATTTAGTAACCTCCTTAAACCCAATAATGATAGGCTGTCTATTGCCGAAGTCCGTAAAAGACTTTGTAAGGTCATGTGGGAGAATGCAGGCATTGCACGAACTGAAGAAGGCCTTACAAAAGTTGAGAATGAAATCGAGTGGATGAAAGCTAACATGCTTCCAAAAATTGTACCAGTGGAATCAAGCACGCTACACTATAACAAGGAGATAGTCGAAATCTTGGAGACTTTCAACCTCATAAGGGTTGCAGAGATACTCGTCAAAGCTGCTAGAATAAGGAAGGAAAGCCGTGGTGCTCATTGGAGGCTTGATTATCCAAAAAGAGATGACGCTAACTGGCTGAAGCACATAACCTGGTATCTAGATGGAGGGGTCCTCAAGTACAGGTTTGATCCCGTGATTATGACCCTCATAAAGCAACCTACAAGCTGA
- a CDS encoding glycyl-radical enzyme activating protein, whose product MKGIIFNIQRFSTEDGPGIRTTVFMKGCPLRCIWCQNPEGINPKPELVWYDVRCIGARACIKACKVGAIKLEVSGIRIDRLKCMTCESCVRACPTGALEIIGVEYSVDMLIDEVVRDTPFYRVSGGGVTFSGGEPMLQADFLAEVLPKLKGLGIHVALDTSGFAPWDKFKKLLSYVDLILYDLKIMDPVKHREFTGVDPGLIWENAVKLAEEGARMWIRTPIIPGMTDNEENVRAIARFIVERLPTVERYELLAFNNLCISKYKRLGLKFPLEHARLMKREEMEKLVQVAKEEGVLNVTWSGMVREVK is encoded by the coding sequence TTGAAGGGAATAATATTTAACATTCAAAGGTTCTCTACAGAAGATGGCCCTGGCATAAGGACTACGGTCTTCATGAAAGGGTGCCCCCTAAGGTGTATCTGGTGCCAGAATCCTGAAGGCATTAACCCTAAGCCGGAACTTGTGTGGTATGATGTGAGGTGTATTGGTGCAAGAGCATGCATCAAAGCATGTAAAGTGGGGGCAATTAAGCTGGAAGTAAGTGGTATTCGCATAGATAGGTTAAAGTGTATGACGTGTGAATCGTGTGTAAGGGCCTGTCCAACAGGTGCACTGGAGATCATAGGCGTTGAGTATAGTGTTGATATGCTGATAGACGAAGTTGTACGTGATACGCCGTTTTACAGGGTATCAGGTGGTGGAGTCACTTTTTCAGGAGGAGAGCCTATGTTGCAGGCTGACTTTTTAGCTGAAGTTCTTCCAAAACTTAAGGGGCTTGGCATCCATGTAGCTTTAGACACTAGTGGCTTCGCTCCATGGGATAAATTCAAGAAATTGTTAAGCTATGTTGATCTCATTCTCTACGACCTCAAGATAATGGACCCTGTTAAGCATAGAGAGTTTACAGGTGTGGATCCCGGACTTATATGGGAAAACGCGGTTAAGCTAGCTGAAGAAGGTGCACGCATGTGGATTAGAACACCAATCATACCTGGAATGACTGATAACGAGGAAAACGTTAGAGCCATAGCTCGCTTCATAGTTGAGAGATTGCCTACCGTTGAGCGCTACGAACTACTCGCTTTCAATAACCTCTGCATATCAAAGTACAAACGCCTAGGCTTAAAGTTTCCATTAGAACATGCTAGGCTCATGAAGCGGGAAGAGATGGAGAAATTGGTTCAAGTAGCTAAGGAGGAAGGAGTACTTAATGTTACATGGAGTGGAATGGTGAGAGAGGTGAAATGA
- a CDS encoding NADP-dependent malic enzyme yields MSMRRVTVEELLAKAAKPAKLAPAYHKFYGGKVQVAPKCAVRALSDFDVWYTPGVAEPCKIIKDNPDSSFEYTNRWNYVAVVSDGSRVLGLGNIGPEAGLPVMEGKALLFKYLGGVDAFPLVIRVRDVDEYIRFLEMIEPTFGGVNLEDIEKPKCFYILEEARKRLQIPVWHDDQQGTATVVLAGLINALKLVGKKLSEVKIALIGAGAANIKIADVLELAGAKAGNIIMVDSKGILTPDRKDILEKEKDPWKWRWALKSNAEGKTGGIPEALEGADVCIGMSKPGPGVIKKEWVAKMATDAIVFACANPIPEIWPWEAKEGGAKIVATGRSDFPNQVNNSLGFPAIFRGVLDVRARTITDEMCIAAAKSLAEYAEEKGIHEEYIVPTMEDWEAYPREAVACALESIKQGVARIKPSREELWEKAVTIIKQARETLGTLMKAGLIKPPPPEEEILTTYKP; encoded by the coding sequence ATGTCCATGAGAAGGGTGACTGTTGAAGAACTTCTAGCAAAAGCTGCAAAACCTGCTAAACTAGCACCAGCTTACCACAAGTTTTATGGTGGTAAGGTTCAGGTAGCCCCTAAGTGTGCTGTAAGAGCACTAAGTGATTTCGATGTGTGGTATACTCCTGGAGTAGCTGAGCCTTGCAAGATAATTAAGGACAACCCTGATAGTAGTTTTGAGTACACGAATAGGTGGAATTACGTAGCCGTCGTTAGCGATGGAAGTAGAGTTTTAGGGTTGGGCAACATAGGTCCTGAGGCCGGTTTACCGGTCATGGAGGGTAAGGCTCTCTTGTTTAAGTACTTAGGGGGAGTTGATGCTTTCCCGTTGGTTATTAGAGTTCGAGATGTCGACGAGTACATAAGATTCCTTGAAATGATAGAGCCCACCTTTGGTGGGGTGAACTTAGAGGATATAGAAAAACCTAAGTGTTTTTACATATTAGAGGAGGCAAGAAAGAGGTTACAGATACCGGTTTGGCATGATGATCAGCAGGGCACCGCAACGGTTGTGCTTGCAGGGCTTATAAATGCTTTGAAGTTAGTTGGTAAGAAGCTTAGTGAAGTCAAGATAGCTTTGATAGGTGCTGGAGCTGCTAACATTAAGATAGCTGATGTGCTTGAACTTGCAGGGGCTAAAGCTGGCAATATAATCATGGTTGATAGTAAGGGCATATTAACGCCAGACAGGAAGGACATACTTGAGAAGGAGAAGGATCCTTGGAAGTGGAGGTGGGCATTGAAGAGCAATGCTGAAGGTAAGACTGGAGGTATACCTGAAGCTTTAGAGGGTGCAGATGTATGCATTGGCATGTCTAAACCTGGACCAGGCGTTATTAAGAAGGAGTGGGTTGCTAAGATGGCGACTGACGCTATAGTGTTTGCTTGTGCTAACCCAATACCGGAGATATGGCCTTGGGAGGCAAAGGAGGGTGGGGCTAAGATAGTTGCTACTGGTAGATCTGATTTCCCCAATCAAGTGAACAACAGCTTAGGGTTCCCAGCTATATTTAGAGGAGTGCTCGATGTTAGAGCTAGGACAATAACGGATGAAATGTGCATAGCAGCAGCTAAGTCACTAGCAGAATATGCTGAGGAGAAGGGGATTCATGAGGAGTATATAGTGCCAACTATGGAAGATTGGGAGGCATATCCAAGAGAGGCTGTCGCTTGCGCTTTGGAGTCCATAAAACAGGGGGTAGCTAGGATAAAGCCTAGTAGAGAGGAGTTATGGGAGAAGGCTGTAACCATAATTAAGCAGGCTAGAGAGACTCTTGGAACACTCATGAAAGCAGGGCTTATTAAACCGCCACCGCCTGAAGAAGAGATCCTGACAACGTATAAGCCCTAG